One window from the genome of Candidatus Chlamydia corallus encodes:
- a CDS encoding type III secretion chaperone Slc1: MSRQNAEENLKNFAKELKLPDVAFDQNNTCILFVDGEFSLHLTYEEHSDRLYVYAPLLDGLPDNTQRKLALYEKLLEGSMLGGQMAGGGVGVATKEQLILMHCVLDMKYAETNLLKAFAQLFIETVVKWRTVCTDICAGREPSVDTMPQMPQGSSGMQPPPTGIRA; encoded by the coding sequence ATGTCCAGGCAAAATGCTGAGGAAAATCTAAAAAATTTTGCTAAAGAATTAAAACTGCCGGATGTAGCTTTTGATCAGAATAACACGTGTATTTTATTTGTTGATGGTGAATTCTCTCTTCACCTTACTTATGAAGAACATTCTGATCGTCTTTATGTCTACGCTCCTCTATTAGATGGACTCCCTGATAATACTCAGAGGAAATTGGCCTTATACGAGAAATTATTAGAAGGATCTATGCTTGGCGGTCAGATGGCTGGAGGTGGAGTAGGTGTTGCTACTAAAGAACAGCTAATTCTAATGCATTGCGTTTTGGATATGAAATATGCTGAAACGAATTTATTAAAAGCTTTTGCTCAACTGTTTATTGAAACCGTTGTTAAGTGGCGTACCGTATGTACCGATATTTGTGCTGGTAGAGAACCTTCTGTAGATACAATGCCACAAATGCCTCAGGGTAGTAGTGGAATGCAGCCTCCTCCTACAGGTATTCGTGCTTAA
- a CDS encoding single-stranded DNA-binding protein — MMFGHFAGYLGADPEERMTSKGKRVVTLRLGVKTRIGMKDETVWCKCNIWHNRYDKMLPYLKKGSGIIVAGDISIESYMSKDGSPQSSLVISVDSLKFSPFGRNEGTRSPSLEENHNQTAYESVSVGFEGEALDAEAIKDKDMYAGYGQEQQYVCEDVPF, encoded by the coding sequence ATGATGTTTGGGCATTTTGCTGGTTACCTTGGCGCTGATCCTGAAGAACGAATGACTTCGAAAGGAAAACGTGTGGTTACTCTGAGATTGGGAGTGAAGACTCGTATTGGAATGAAAGATGAAACTGTCTGGTGTAAGTGCAATATTTGGCATAATCGCTATGATAAAATGCTTCCTTATTTGAAGAAAGGCTCTGGAATCATTGTTGCTGGGGACATCTCTATAGAGAGTTACATGAGCAAAGATGGTTCGCCACAATCTTCTTTAGTGATTAGCGTAGATTCTTTGAAATTTAGTCCTTTCGGTCGTAATGAGGGAACCCGTTCTCCATCTTTAGAAGAGAACCACAATCAGACAGCATACGAATCTGTGTCAGTAGGATTTGAAGGTGAGGCACTGGATGCAGAAGCTATTAAAGATAAAGATATGTATGCTGGTTACGGTCAAGAACAGCAATATGTCTGCGAAGATGTTCCTTTTTAA
- a CDS encoding leucyl aminopeptidase, with protein sequence MVLFHAQASARNRVKADAIVLPFWHFKDAQNAASFEAEFEPSYLPALENFQGKNGDIELLYGSLKAKEKRIVLLGLGKSEELTSDSVFQTYAKLTRVLRKAKCKTVNIILPTISELRLSAEEFLVGLSSGILSLNYDYPRYSKIDRNLESLLSKVTVFGIVPKIADSIFRKEEAIFEGVYLTRDLVNGNADAITPKKLAEIALNMGKKFPSIDTEVLGKDAIVKEKMGLLLAVSKGACVDPQFIILRYQGRPKSKDHTVLIGKGVTFDSGGLDLKPGKSMLTMKEDMAGGATVLGILSALAVLELPINVTGIIPATENAIDGASYKMGDVYVGMSGLSVEICSTDAEGRLILGDAISYALKYCKPTRIIDFATLTGAMVVSLGEEVAGLFCNNDVLAEDLLEASAETSEPLWRMPLVKKYDKAFHSDIADMKNIGNNRAGAITAALFLQRFLEESLVPWAHLDIAGTAYREKEEDHYPKYASGFGVRSILYYLDKKLSK encoded by the coding sequence GTGGTTTTATTTCATGCTCAGGCTTCTGCACGTAATCGTGTTAAGGCAGACGCTATAGTTCTGCCTTTTTGGCATTTTAAGGATGCACAAAATGCAGCTTCTTTTGAAGCTGAATTTGAGCCTTCCTATCTTCCTGCTTTGGAGAACTTTCAGGGAAAGAACGGGGACATTGAGCTCCTCTATGGTAGCCTTAAAGCTAAAGAAAAACGGATTGTCCTATTAGGTTTAGGGAAGAGCGAAGAGCTAACTTCAGATTCTGTTTTCCAAACGTATGCTAAACTGACTCGAGTATTGCGTAAAGCAAAGTGTAAAACAGTAAATATCATTTTACCTACGATTTCTGAATTACGCCTTTCTGCTGAGGAATTCTTGGTAGGGTTGTCCTCTGGAATCTTGTCATTAAACTACGATTATCCTCGTTATAGTAAGATAGATCGAAATCTTGAATCTCTCCTTTCTAAAGTCACAGTTTTTGGCATTGTTCCTAAGATAGCTGATTCTATATTTAGAAAAGAAGAAGCCATTTTTGAAGGTGTATATCTCACGCGAGATCTTGTGAACGGGAATGCTGATGCAATTACCCCTAAAAAATTAGCAGAAATTGCTCTGAACATGGGTAAAAAGTTCCCTAGTATTGATACTGAGGTCTTAGGAAAAGATGCCATTGTCAAGGAGAAGATGGGATTATTACTGGCTGTTTCTAAGGGTGCTTGTGTAGATCCGCAGTTTATAATCCTCCGTTATCAAGGACGCCCCAAGTCTAAAGATCACACTGTGTTGATAGGAAAAGGAGTAACTTTTGATTCTGGGGGTTTAGACCTCAAGCCTGGAAAATCCATGCTTACTATGAAAGAAGACATGGCAGGAGGCGCTACAGTGCTAGGGATTCTCTCGGCACTAGCAGTTTTGGAGCTTCCTATAAATGTGACAGGAATTATTCCTGCTACAGAGAATGCTATTGATGGAGCTTCCTATAAAATGGGTGATGTCTATGTGGGGATGTCAGGGCTTTCTGTTGAGATTTGTAGTACCGATGCTGAGGGACGCCTTATCCTTGGGGATGCAATTTCTTATGCTTTAAAATATTGTAAGCCCACACGTATTATAGATTTTGCAACTCTCACGGGCGCTATGGTAGTTTCTCTGGGAGAAGAGGTTGCAGGTTTATTTTGTAATAATGATGTTTTAGCTGAAGATCTTTTAGAGGCGTCAGCCGAAACCTCTGAACCGTTATGGAGAATGCCTTTAGTCAAGAAGTATGATAAAGCATTCCATTCTGATATTGCCGATATGAAAAATATAGGGAATAACCGTGCAGGGGCTATTACAGCAGCGTTATTCTTACAGAGATTTTTAGAAGAATCTTTGGTACCCTGGGCACATCTTGATATCGCAGGTACCGCATATCGTGAAAAAGAAGAAGACCATTATCCGAAATATGCTTCAGGTTTTGGTGTTCGTTCTATTCTTTATTATTTAGATAAGAAGCTTTCTAAGTAG
- a CDS encoding histone H1-like repetitive region-containing protein: MIGAQKKQSGKKTASRAVRKPAKKVAAKRTVKKATVRKTAVKKPAVRKTAAKKTVAKKTTAKRTVRKTVAKKPAAKKVAAKRVVRKTAAKKTVAKKTTAKRTVRKTVAKKPAVRKTTAAKGSAKKSAACALACHKNHKHTPSCKRVCSSTATRKHGSKSRVRTAHGWRHQLIKMMTR, encoded by the coding sequence ATGATTGGAGCGCAAAAAAAACAGAGCGGTAAAAAGACAGCTTCAAGAGCTGTACGAAAGCCTGCTAAAAAAGTTGCGGCTAAACGTACGGTTAAAAAAGCTACTGTTCGCAAAACCGCTGTGAAAAAACCTGCAGTTCGTAAGACAGCTGCTAAAAAGACAGTAGCAAAGAAGACCACAGCTAAAAGAACAGTTCGTAAGACTGTTGCTAAGAAGCCTGCGGCTAAAAAAGTTGCTGCTAAACGTGTAGTTCGTAAGACAGCTGCTAAAAAGACAGTAGCAAAGAAAACTACAGCTAAAAGAACAGTTCGTAAGACTGTTGCTAAGAAGCCTGCAGTTAGAAAAACTACAGCTGCTAAAGGTTCTGCTAAGAAATCAGCAGCCTGTGCTTTAGCATGCCACAAAAATCATAAGCACACACCCAGTTGCAAACGCGTATGTTCTTCAACAGCTACGAGAAAGCATGGCTCTAAAAGCCGTGTCCGTACAGCTCATGGCTGGCGTCACCAACTGATCAAAATGATGACTCGATAA